The Collibacillus ludicampi region ATCCGGAAGTTTAAAAAATCGTACCCTGACCTTCCAAAGACAGATCAGGTCGATGCATGGATTATCGCGGATCGCTTGCGCTTTGGACGCCTCACCCTTACGGTTTTGATGCAAGAGCAATACATCGCTTTGCAACGGCTGACCCGGATGCGTTACCATCTCGTTCACAACCTCACGAGAGAAAAGCAGTTCTTTCTTCAGCAACTGTTTTTCAAGTGTAGCGCGTTCAAAACGGAGACAGAAACCTCTGTATTTGGACATGCCATCATGGAACTGTTGCTGGAAAAATTCAGTATTGATGACATCAGTTCCATGGATGTCTATGAACTGGCCGACTATCTCAAGGAGAAAGGAAAGAATCGGTTTCCGAACCCTGAGCAGGTCGCCAAGTGCATCCAGAAAGCGGCGCGTTCTTCCTATCGCCTCTCCAAGTGTGTCGAGGATACCATCGACATTCTTTTGGGAACATTGATTGAATCCATTCGCAGCATACAAGCCCAGATCAAAGAACTGGATAAGGCGATTAAACGTATTCTTGCCGGCATTCCGAATACGCTGCAAACCATTCCTGGCATTGGCCCTATCTACTGTGCCGGGTTAATTGCCGAGATTGGCGACATTCAGAGGTTTGCGAATCAAGCCGCATTAGGCAAATATGCCGGACTTACCTGGAGTCAGCACCAATCCGGTGGCTTTGAGGCAGAAGACACTTCGATGATTCCGTCTGGCAATCGTTATCTCCGTTATTACCTTGTGGAGGCTGCCCACTCGGTAAAACGGCATGAGCCAGAATTTCGCGACTATTACCAGAAGAAGTTCAACGAAGTGCCGAAGCACCAACATAAAAGAGCCCTCGTCTTAACCGCAAGAAAACTTGTGCGTTTGGTCGATGTGCTGCTACGCAACGACCAAATCTACACGCCTAGAAGGAAGGGGAATCAATAGGAGATCACTCTCCTTATGAATCCTTTAGCAATAAACCCAGTTATTAACAAATGATCGAGCTGGGCTTCTTAAGTATTGCCTTTTTTGCCCTAAAATCGCCATTTCGGTCTTAGAGAATTTCCAATTCGGACGTTTTAGGGGTTGACATATTACCGCAGGACTTATTCTTGTCTTCGAAAAAAGAAACAAATACCTACACGTATAATAGCACTATTAAAAACTAATATTTTAAAAAAGGATCACCCTTCCGTGATCCCCACCAACATCGCAAACTCACACACAGCTTCTCGCCTCCAATAATCATGAGTCCGCTCAGATATACAAAGCTTCTTTATAACTTCAAGCACGCTTCGCTTCTCGATATACCTCATTCGTAAAAGCTGCTCCAGATGCGGCGCATACGACTTCAACTCATCCAACGCTTGCTCAATCGCTTCTTTCTCTGTTTTCAATCGCTCGGCTTCTACT contains the following coding sequences:
- a CDS encoding DUF1492 domain-containing protein; the encoded protein is MKTEKEAIEQALDELKSYAPHLEQLLRMRYIEKRSVLEVIKKLCISERTHDYWRREAVCEFAMLVGITEG